A stretch of Vigna angularis cultivar LongXiaoDou No.4 chromosome 4, ASM1680809v1, whole genome shotgun sequence DNA encodes these proteins:
- the LOC108330109 gene encoding LEAF RUST 10 DISEASE-RESISTANCE LOCUS RECEPTOR-LIKE PROTEIN KINASE-like 2.2: MSFRFPPPSDDFNDFQTQAQNEFDHFMEWTVIASIASGVVGLVAIIAIVYAIIQCLKKAGDAIPAYAQLGSTENDHKASNSFPSTREMEVVIEPASTVQNSKTEFATMERFLSNITKEKPIRFSPEELDIITWNYSTILGSGAFGVVYKGILSNGEDVAVKVINSLDMEMEEQLKAEVGTLGRTYHVNLVRLYGFCFHRDKRALVYEYVENGSLDKHLFGSKNQDIELGKLLEIAIGTAKGIAYLHEECQKRIIHYDIKPENVLLDMKLEPKVADFGLAKLCSRENNVSVNTHFRGTRGYAAPEMWKPFPVTHKCDVYSFGILLFEMVGRRRHFDDNYRESQQWLPQWTWDMFENNELSVMLSFCGIEEKDKEKGERMSKVALWCVQYSPDDRPLMSTVVKMLEGEIEISPPPFPFQNLVSVKPNLTQKESSTEDSDATQSWETTSNPEYGSKIKRNTFEIEELP, encoded by the exons ATGAGTTTTCGATTTCCTCCTCCTTCTGACGATTTTAACGATTTTCAGACTCAAGCGCAAAACGAGTTTGACCATTTTATGGAATGGACAGTAATAGCGTCTATTG CTTCTGGAGTGGTGGGACTCGTAGCTATTATAGCAATAGTATATGCCATAATTCAATGCTTAAAGAAGGCAGGAGATGCAATTCCCGCATACGCCCAGCTTGGTAGCACAGAGAATGATCATAAAGCATCAAATTCATTTCCTTCAACCAGAGAAATGGAAGTAGTAATAGAACCAGCTTCTACAGTTCAAAATTCGAAAACTGAGTTTGCAACGATGGAAAGATTCCTGAGCAACATCACCAAGGAGAAACCCATCAGATTCTCTCCTGAGGAACTGGATATAATTACATGGAACTACTCAACCATATTGGGTTCAGGTGCTTTTGGGGTTGTCTACAAAGGAATATTGTCCAATGGAGAAGATGTGGCTGTCAAAGTAATCAACAGTTTGGACATGGAAATGGAAGAGCAACTAAAAGCAGAAGTTGGAACCCTAGGAAGAACATACCATGTCAATCTGGTGAGGCTTTATGGCTTCTGCTTCCACCGTGACAAGAGAGCTCTTGTTTATGAGTATGTAGAAAATGGGTCTTTGGACAAGCACTTGTTTGGCAGCAAGAATCAAGACATTGAGTTGGGAAAGCTTCTTGAGATTGCAATTGGAACAGCAAAAGGAATTGCTTATTTACATGAAGAGTGTCAAAAGAGAataattcattatgatattaaacCAGAGAATGTTCTTCTTGACATGAAGTTGGAACCAAAGGTTGCAGATTTTGGCCTAGCTAAGCTTTGCAGCAGAGAAAATAACGTTTCAGTAAACACACACTTTAGAGGAACAAGGGGATATGCTGCACCAGAAATGTGGAAGCCTTTTCCAGTGACTCACAAGTGTGACgtttatagttttggtattCTCCTGTTTGAAATGGTTGGGAGGAGAAGGCATTTTGATGATAACTACAGAGAATCACAACAGTGGCTTCCACAATGGACATGGGATATGTTTGAGAATAATGAGTTATCTGTGATGCTTTCATTTTGTGGAATTGAGGAGAAAGACAAGGAGAAAGGTGAGAGAATGTCAAAGGTGGCTCTGTGGTGTGTTCAGTATTCACCTGATGATAGACCTCTTATGAGTACTGTGGTGAAGATGCTTGAGGGTGAAATTGAAATTTCTCCACCTCcatttcccttccaaaacctgGTGTCTGTTAAGCCAAACCTCACTCAAAAAGAAAGTAGTACTGAAGATTCAGATGCTACCCAGTCATGGGAAACAACTTCAAACCCGGAATATGGCTCCAAAATCAAGCGCAATACATTTGAGATCGAAGAACTTCCTTAG
- the LOC108330133 gene encoding G-type lectin S-receptor-like serine/threonine-protein kinase At1g34300 encodes MEREKPIRFTGELLRVATDNYSTSLGSGGFGEVYKGNLRDGTTVAVKVLRANSDKRIKEQFMAEVGTIGKVHHFNLVKLYGFCFEKDLIALVYEYMRNGSLDKYLFHENKTLGYEKLHEIAVGTARGIAYLHEDCEHRIVHYDIKPGNILLDKNFNPKVADFGLAKLCNRDNTHITMTGGRGTPGYAAPELWMPFPVTHKCDVYSFGMLLFEIFGRRRNLDINLPQSEEWFPVLAWKRFEAGELEVLMNACKIEERHKKMAERMVKVALFCVQYRPETRPIMSDVVKMLEGSVEISKPCNPFQHMIEGTFRGNYSVHASGTDVNTSITTSSSFMVTEPGIVYDIPDIELAST; translated from the coding sequence ATGGAAAGAGAAAAGCCAATCAGGTTTACTGGTGAGCTGCTAAGGGTTGCAACAGATAATTATTCTACATCATTGGGGTCAGGAGGTTTTGGAGAAGTTTATAAAGGAAATTTAAGGGACGGAACAACAGTGGCTGTGAAGGTTCTGCGTGCAAATTCTGATAAGAGAATTAAGGAACAGTTTATGGCAGAAGTGGGTACAATTGGAAAAGTTCACCATTTCAACCTTGTTAAGTTGTATGGATTTTGCTTTGAGAAAGACCTGATAGCACTGGTTTATGAGTATATGAGGAATGGATCTCTTGACAAGTATCTGTTTCACGAAAACAAGACTCTAGGATACGAAAAGCTTCATGAGATTGCAGTTGGAACAGCCAGAGGCATTGCATACTTGCATGAAGATTGTGAACACAGAATAGTCCACTATGACATAAAACCTGGAAATATTCTGTTGGACAAGAACTTCAATCCAAAAGTAGCTGATTTTGGATTAGCTAAACTCTGCAACAGGGACAATACTCATATAACAATGACAGGAGGAAGGGGGACTCCTGGTTATGCTGCACCTGAGCTTTGGATGCCATTTCCTGTGACTCACAAGTGTGATGTTTATAGCTTTGGAATGCTGTTATTCGAAATCTTTGGCAGGAGAAGAAACCTTGACATTAACCTTCCCCAAAGCGAAGAGTGGTTTCCAGTATTGGCTTGGAAAAGATTTGAGGCTGGAGAATTGGAAGTGTTAATGAATGCTTGTAAGATTGAGGAGAGGCATAAGAAAATGGCAGAAAGAATGGTGAAGGTAGCTTTGTTTTGTGTTCAGTATAGGCCAGAAACAAGGCCAATTATGAGTGATGTGGTGAAAATGTTGGAAGGTTCAGTAGAAATTTCTAAACCATGTAACCCGTTTCAGCACATGATAGAAGGAACTTTTAGGGGTAATTATTCTGTCCATGCATCCGGAACTGATGTAAATACAAGTATCACTACCAGTTCTTCTTTCATGGTAACTGAACCAGGCATTGTATATGACATTCCAGACATTGAATTGGCCTCTACCTGA
- the LOC108330134 gene encoding G-type lectin S-receptor-like serine/threonine-protein kinase At1g34300, with protein sequence MSTAAVIEVMIIVVVILVKIGILICVCRKRNQKNDRSVFSGPKFLTLTINKFLNDMEREKPIRFTDQQLRIATDNYSNLLGSGGFGTVYKGIFSNGTIVAVKVLRGASDKKIEEQFMAEVGTIGRIHHFNLVRLYGFCFEKNLIALVYEYMGNGSLDRYLFHEKKTLGYEKLHEIAVGTARGIAYLHEECQHRIIHYDIKPGNILLDRNFNPKVADFGLAKLSNRDNTHITMTGGRGTPGYAAPELWMPFPITHKCDVYSFGMLLFEIIGRRRNIDIKLAESQEWFPIWVWEKFDTGQLGELMTACGIEEKDKKIAERMIKIALWCVQYRPEIRPIMSVVVKMLEGSVEVPEPDNPFQHFMGGITIAHPVPISQTYNTASISSGSSVMVTSSSIVCATPIMRNFVGVVRDSLPVLFL encoded by the exons ATGTCAACTGCTGCAGTAATTGAGGTTATGATCATAGTTG TGGTGATTTTGGTGAAGATAGGTATTTTGATCTGTGTGTGCAGAAAAAGAAATCAGAAGAATGATAGATCAGTATTTTCTGGTCCAAAATTTCTGACTCtgactataaataaatttcttaacGACATGGAAAGGGAGAAGCCAATCAGATTCACTGATCAACAACTAAGGATTGCAACTGATAACTACTCTAACTTGTTGGGGTCAGGAGGTTTTGGAACAGTTTATAAGGGAATTTTCAGTAATGGGACTATTGTTGCAGTGAAGGTTCTGCGAGGGGCTTCAGACAAGAAAATCGAGGAGCAGTTTATGGCAGAAGTGGGAACGATTGGCAGAATTCATCATTTCAATCTTGTTAGACTCTATGGATTTTGCTTTGAAAAAAACCTGATAGCACTGGTGTATGAGTACATGGGTAATGGCTCTCTTGATAGGTATTTGTTCCACGAAAAGAAGACCTTAGGATATGAAAAGCTTCATGAGATTGCAGTGGGAACAGCTAGAGGCATTGCTTATTTGCATGAGGAGTGCCAACACAGAATAATCCATTACGACATAAAACCAGGAAATATTCTCTTGGATAGGAATTTCAATCCTAAAGTTGCTGATTTTGGTTTAGCCAAACTCTCCAACAGGGACAATACTCATATAACCATGACTGGAGGCAGAGGAACTCCAGGTTATGCTGCACCTGAGCTTTGGATGCCCTTTCCCATAACTCACAAGTGTGATGTTTATAGTTTTGGCATGCTGCTGTTTGAAATCATAGGCAGAAGAAGAAACATTGATATTAAACTTGCTGAAAGCCAAGAGTGGTTTCCAATATGGGTTTGGGAAAAATTTGATACTGGACAATTGGGGGAGTTGATGACAGCCTGTGGGATAGAGGAGAAAGATAAGAAGATTGCAGAAAGAATGATTAAGATAGCTTTGTGGTGTGTTCAGTATAGGCCAGAAATAAGGCCAATAATGAGTGTTGTGGTGAAAATGCTGGAAGGTTCAGTGGAAGTTCCAGAACCTGACAACCCTTTTCAGCACTTCATGGGTGGGATTACCATTGCTCATCCAGTTCCAATATCACAGACCTATAACACAGCAAGTATTTCATCTGGTTCTTCTGTTATGGTAACAAGCTCCAGCATTGTATGTGCTACTCCTATTATGAGAAA TTTTGTTGGTGTGGTTCGTGATTCTCTGcctgttttgtttttgtaa